In Juglans regia cultivar Chandler chromosome 13, Walnut 2.0, whole genome shotgun sequence, the following proteins share a genomic window:
- the LOC108996408 gene encoding uncharacterized protein LOC108996408, producing MATSLGFFSTFISGKTAWLTAKHSSAYSVILAHPHRVSAHPRMVRMVTSATVSNEAQEKRAPRGIMKPRRISLEMQALVGVPEISRTQALKQIWAHIKEHNLQDPENKKIIICDEKLKKIFGGRDQIGFLEIAGLISPHFLK from the exons ATGGCGACCTCTCTTGGGTTCTTCTCGACCTTTATCTCCGGCAAAACTGCGTGGCTGACGGCCAAACACTCATCCGCCTATTCCGTCATCCTCGCCCATCCCCACAGGGTTTCAGCTCACCCGCGCATGGTGCGCATGGTGACCTCCGCCACCGTTTCAAACGAAGCCCAAGAAAAGCGCGCCCCCCGAGGCATTATGAAGCCGCGGCGTATCTCTCTGGAGATGCAAGCCCTCGTTGGAGTCCCCGAGATTTCTCGCACCCAAGCTCTCAAGCAGATTTGGGCCCACATTAAGGAACACAATCTTCAG GACCCGGAGAACAAGAAGATCATAATTTGCGATGAGAAGCTGAAGAAgatatttggagggagagatcAGATTGGGTTTCTCGAGATTGCAGGGTTGATTAGTCCTCACTTTCTTAAGTGA